Proteins from a single region of Limosilactobacillus fermentum:
- a CDS encoding NAD(P)H-dependent oxidoreductase, which produces MKTTVFLFHPNFANSRVNKALAAGLPGDIEVRNMYALYPDFQIDVAKEQAVMEESDRIVLQTPMYWYSGTPLLKKWEDDVLTYGWAYGSDGNALHGKELLVAITPGADNYGAGKFVPYTVYELLRPFQAMSNLIGTKFVTPFVTTGASSISDEDLAKRVKEYADYLSQDELKVLGAFE; this is translated from the coding sequence ATGAAAACAACCGTCTTTTTATTCCACCCCAACTTCGCCAACTCCCGCGTCAACAAGGCCTTAGCCGCCGGTTTACCGGGCGACATCGAGGTCCGCAACATGTACGCTTTGTACCCGGACTTTCAAATTGACGTCGCCAAGGAACAAGCCGTGATGGAGGAAAGCGACCGGATCGTCTTGCAAACGCCGATGTACTGGTACTCCGGGACGCCGCTGTTAAAGAAGTGGGAAGACGACGTGCTGACTTACGGCTGGGCCTACGGGAGCGACGGTAACGCCCTGCACGGCAAGGAACTACTGGTGGCGATCACGCCGGGGGCCGACAACTACGGCGCCGGAAAGTTCGTCCCGTACACGGTTTACGAATTGTTACGGCCGTTCCAAGCGATGAGCAACCTGATCGGGACTAAGTTTGTTACCCCGTTTGTGACGACCGGCGCTAGCTCGATCAGCGACGAGGACTTGGCCAAGCGGGTAAAAGAGTACGCCGACTACCTGAGCCAAGACGAGTTAAAGGTGCTCGGCGCCTTTGAATAG
- a CDS encoding YciI family protein, which translates to MYLIDIRLKGDQVTEDQLTAHRQWFSRHFEAGDFLIVGPSKSRAQSGLILARQMARKDLDQIITEDAFYPAGADYLVNEFEAKLVADQIKGDA; encoded by the coding sequence ATGTATTTAATTGACATTCGTTTGAAGGGTGATCAGGTCACGGAAGACCAACTGACCGCCCACCGCCAGTGGTTTAGCCGCCACTTTGAAGCGGGCGACTTTTTGATCGTCGGTCCGTCCAAGAGTCGTGCCCAGTCCGGGTTGATTTTGGCCCGGCAGATGGCCCGCAAAGACCTGGACCAAATCATTACCGAGGATGCCTTTTACCCGGCCGGGGCGGATTACTTAGTCAACGAATTTGAAGCCAAGCTGGTAGCCGACCAGATTAAGGGGGATGCGTAA
- a CDS encoding putative quinol monooxygenase yields MALTVNLYYTGKNGSAQQFAKEMIDQGVVAAIKAEPGNLKYDYFIPYDDPETLLLIDSWADQASLDAHHASPMMKQLAELREKYDLHMRVERYVSDDRGDDVDEQFIRK; encoded by the coding sequence ATGGCACTAACAGTCAACCTTTATTACACGGGGAAAAACGGCAGCGCCCAGCAATTTGCTAAGGAAATGATCGACCAGGGGGTGGTGGCCGCCATTAAGGCCGAGCCGGGCAACCTTAAGTACGATTATTTCATTCCCTACGACGACCCGGAGACCCTGCTGTTGATCGATAGCTGGGCCGACCAAGCCTCCCTGGATGCCCACCATGCTTCGCCAATGATGAAGCAGTTGGCCGAGTTGCGGGAGAAGTACGATTTGCACATGCGTGTTGAACGTTACGTCAGCGATGACCGCGGCGATGACGTCGACGAACAGTTTATTCGAAAGTAA
- a CDS encoding SemiSWEET family transporter: MERIFIMQQPKEHSFDSEKFISWLGRFASVIAILMYVSYIAQIINNLHGQYGAPLQPFVAGVNCSLWSIYAYFKKDRDWPVFWANFPGVFFSFATFITCFHF; this comes from the coding sequence ATGGAAAGGATCTTCATTATGCAACAACCAAAGGAACACTCATTTGACTCTGAAAAGTTCATCTCCTGGCTTGGCCGCTTCGCCAGTGTCATCGCCATCCTGATGTACGTTTCCTACATCGCTCAAATCATCAATAACCTACACGGCCAATATGGTGCCCCACTGCAACCGTTCGTGGCCGGGGTCAACTGTTCTTTGTGGTCAATCTACGCCTACTTCAAGAAGGACCGTGACTGGCCCGTTTTCTGGGCTAACTTCCCAGGGGTCTTCTTCTCCTTCGCTACTTTCATTACTTGCTTCCACTTCTAA
- a CDS encoding helix-turn-helix domain-containing protein: MIGARIKHLRKGRNLSQAMLGKYIGVSQTTVTAWETNRTEPSSTYVTKLAELFEVSTDYLLDHERSIRQPVTVDLADENVNLTYRGRPLSKNDRNIIYRLMED, translated from the coding sequence ATGATCGGTGCTAGAATCAAACATCTTCGAAAGGGGCGGAACCTGTCCCAGGCGATGCTTGGTAAATACATTGGCGTTTCGCAAACCACGGTCACAGCGTGGGAAACGAACCGGACAGAACCCTCCAGTACATATGTCACGAAACTAGCAGAATTGTTTGAGGTATCAACTGATTACCTTTTAGACCATGAACGGTCAATTCGGCAACCAGTGACGGTCGACCTGGCCGATGAAAACGTCAATTTAACCTACCGGGGGCGTCCCCTCTCGAAGAACGACCGGAATATTATTTACCGGCTGATGGAAGACTAG
- a CDS encoding glycerol dehydrogenase: MIKAFASPSSYVQGKGVLFESKPYLESFGTKPLLITGGHVYEAVGKDFEAYLTKQGFDVILVNFNGESSTKEIDRIAAIAKDQGATAIYGLGGGKTSDTAKAVADTAKLPVVIMPTLASTDAPCSRLSVIYKEDGTVENYRFYDHNPELVLVDSQVIANAPARLLVAGIADALATNVEAQAVTQSGADTMLDAKQTLVGIAIAEKCEETLFKYAHQAVAAVEQNVVSSALEKIIEANTLMSGLGFESGGLSGAHAIHNGLCIFEETHALTHGEKVAYGTLTQLMLEGADEERYNKYLRLIKSLGLPTTLADLHLADVSDEALLEAGKVACAPTDTLHRLPFEVEPGDVAQAFRAVDAYSKQIL, from the coding sequence ATGATTAAAGCTTTTGCTTCCCCATCTTCTTACGTTCAAGGTAAGGGTGTGCTCTTTGAATCCAAGCCCTACCTGGAAAGCTTCGGCACCAAGCCCCTCTTAATTACCGGCGGCCACGTCTACGAAGCCGTCGGCAAGGACTTTGAAGCTTACTTAACAAAGCAGGGCTTCGACGTCATTTTGGTCAACTTTAATGGTGAATCTTCGACCAAGGAAATCGACCGGATCGCCGCGATCGCCAAGGACCAAGGTGCCACGGCCATCTACGGTCTCGGTGGCGGGAAGACCAGCGATACGGCCAAGGCGGTCGCCGATACCGCTAAGCTGCCGGTCGTGATCATGCCAACGCTGGCTTCCACCGACGCCCCGTGCTCGCGTCTGTCGGTCATCTATAAGGAAGATGGCACGGTCGAAAACTACCGCTTCTACGACCATAACCCGGAACTGGTGCTGGTGGACAGCCAAGTGATCGCCAACGCCCCGGCCCGCCTCTTGGTCGCCGGGATCGCGGACGCCCTGGCCACCAACGTGGAGGCCCAAGCCGTCACCCAATCCGGCGCCGACACGATGCTAGATGCCAAGCAAACCCTGGTCGGGATCGCAATCGCCGAAAAGTGTGAGGAAACCCTCTTCAAATACGCTCACCAAGCCGTGGCCGCCGTCGAACAAAACGTGGTTTCCAGCGCCCTGGAAAAGATCATCGAAGCCAACACCCTGATGAGCGGGCTCGGTTTCGAAAGCGGTGGCCTGTCCGGGGCCCACGCCATCCACAACGGCCTGTGCATCTTTGAAGAGACCCATGCCCTGACCCACGGGGAAAAGGTCGCCTATGGTACCCTGACCCAGCTGATGCTAGAAGGCGCCGATGAAGAGCGCTACAACAAGTACTTGCGCCTGATCAAGTCGCTCGGGCTGCCGACCACCTTGGCCGACCTCCACTTAGCCGACGTTTCCGACGAAGCCCTCTTAGAAGCTGGTAAGGTCGCCTGTGCCCCGACCGATACCCTTCACCGCCTGCCGTTTGAAGTTGAACCGGGTGACGTTGCCCAAGCCTTCCGGGCCGTCGACGCCTACTCCAAACAAATCCTCTAA